One genomic window of Nicotiana sylvestris chromosome 10, ASM39365v2, whole genome shotgun sequence includes the following:
- the LOC138880006 gene encoding uncharacterized protein, translating into MGDHEENPAVPIVPEAALYDWAQPTTENLSTAIVVPQIQTESFQITNNMLQNKGLFSWSQVEDPQQHLKNFLSICKTQRQPNVTPEAIKLLLFPFSVTEAAQTWLNSLPINSITIWDELVRQFHNKFHPPNKTAQQIDEILSFKQRPMETLHETWERFKGMLVICPHHGIQDLMLGQRFYMGLSDSVKNIVDASAGGAFFSKTWREGQSLLDKMTQNSGWTTRNAPITSVIHSVPLDPSNSMAENMATLLTQMKHDHHHYPEDMNYVSNYGGQRQGGQIWGQQNQQYMPVHPQFNNGNMGGMRPPNNMAPYPRPYNNQNQQQWYHPPQQQHGGRREDGFARLEAMMQHVIGSNAKINERVDAHDAAIKNIEVQVGQISMSLNNRPHGTLPVDTQINPKDQGPKQLMAVSLRNDRDIDVEQERARETRQDETLIPVPIELDESMKLTEVPVQPAQEENSIQNATEKEAETVQELVVDVAADKDQS; encoded by the exons ATGGGGGATCACGAGGAAAACCCAGCAGTACCAATAGTGCCAGAGGCTGCtctctatgactgggcacaacccacaactGAAAATCTGTCCACAGCCATTGTAGTTCCGCAGATACAGACTGAGTCATTCCAAATTACGAATAACATGTTgcagaacaagggactattttcgtggtcgcaagtcgaagatcctcagcaacacttgaagaacttcctctctatctgcaaaacccaaaggcagcccaacgtaactcctgaagcaatcaagctgttattgtttccattctcagtgacggAAGCTGCCCAGACTTGGCTAAACTCACTTCCCATAAATTCTATAACAATTTGGGATGAGTTAGTGAGGCAATTCCAtaacaagttccacccacccaataagactgctcaacaaattgatgaaattttgagttttaaacagagaccaatggagacactaCATGAAACATGGGAGCGCTTTAAAGGGATGCTGGTTATATGCCCGCACCATGGTATTCAAGATCTGATGTTGGGGCagcggttttacatgggattgtcagatagcgtgaagaacattgttgatgcttcagctggtggagcattttttagcaaaacatggagagaaggccagagtctgcttgacaagatgacacaaaattcgggatggacaaccaggaatgcaccgaTCACTTCAGTtattcactcagtgcccttagatccatccaactctatggctgaaaatatggccaccttattgacacagatga aacatgatcatcaccactaccctgaagacatgaattatgtgtctaattatggaggccagagacagggtggtcagaTTTGGGGCCAGCAAAATCAGCAATACATGCCAGTCCATCCACAGTTCAAcaatggaaacatgggaggtatgagaccccctaacaatatggcaccttacccAAGGCCATATAATAATCAGAATCAACAGCAGTGGTATCACCCTCCtcagcagcagcatggtggaaggcgggaagatgggtttgctagacttgaggcaatgatgcagcatgttattgggtctaatgcaaaGATTAATGAGAGAGTGGATGCACATGATGCAGCaatcaagaatattgaagtgcaggtGGGCCAAATTTCtatgtctctgaacaatcgtcctcatgggacactACCTGTAGACACccagataaatccaaaagatcaaggcccaaagCAGCTGATGGCGGTAAGTCTACGTAATGACAGAGATATAGATGTAgagcaagagagggctcgagaaacTAGACAAGATGAGACACTtataccagtgcccattgagctggatgagtcAATGAAACTGACGGAGGTGCCAGTCcagcctgcccaggaagaaaATAGCATCCAGAATGCGAccgagaaagaagctgagacagtCCAGGAACTAGTAGTTGATGTAGCAGCTGATAAGGATCAATCCTAg
- the LOC104228886 gene encoding glycosyltransferase family 92 protein RCOM_0530710 encodes MDSSEQRRKRKRIFRPSSPTAFLPYSLKYFFSVRSLVLCFSFLIFLFLLSYQIPFGSSVFRPVLVVSSLSLLSSSSDLSSSSASFQDFGSFLLPLQIEGRVLFPDHVLLLIKKSSLLGKSTELECVYARNRSVEGDIFVKEKAFSVDEYGDENGMLVRCPLPPANYSAVVNLRKFRGNGVVNMEAENGIWKSNQTVNSWENVAYAATLDGNTAVVFVKGLNLRPQRESDPSQFSCHFGLGSLEKDGRFALRTNAISAAQEVVRCSLPLSIRKSPEKARGIRITIGMLPHIHAKAHEHVLWPSVAKISDLKSEEIRKNIGNVKYDLCVCTMVWNQASALREWITYHSWLGVERWFIYDNNSDDTIKDVIEDLETENYNVTRHVWPWIKTQEAGFSHCALRAKQECNWVSFMDVDEYFYFPYSTPGHQSFRTTGYAGKDSLRSLVANLSSSSPTIAEIRTTCHSFGPSGLNSAPSQGITVGYTCRLKSPERHKSIIRPDALDTTLLNVVHHFYLRKGFRYLNLPQSTAVINHYKYQVWEVFRAKFFRRVATYVADWQKNQNEGSRDRAPGLGTEAIEPPNWPLQFCEVWDTGLRDFVLSNFADLITGLLPWEKSSF; translated from the coding sequence atggaTTCTTCAGAGCAACGTCGTAAGAGAAAAAGGATTTTCAGACCATCTTCACCAACAGCTTTTCTTCCTTATTCTCTTAAATATTTCTTCTCTGTAAGGTCTTTAGTTTTATGCTTTagtttcttgatttttctttttcttctttcttatcAGATTCCTTTTGGTTCTTCTGTTTTTAGACCTGTTTTAGTTGTTTCAAGCTTATCTTTATTGTCTTCTTCTTCTGACTTATCTTCTAGTTCTGCTTCATTTCAAGATTTTGGTAGTTTCTTATTGCCTTTACAAATTGAGGGTCGAGTTTTGTTTCCtgatcatgttttactgttgatAAAAAAGAGTTCTTTACTTGGTAAAAGTACAGAATTGGAGTGTGTTTATGCTAGAAATAGAAGTGTAGAAGGTGATATTTTTGTAAAGGAGAAAGCTTTTTCAGTGGATGAATATGGTGATGAAAATGGGATGCTTGTTAGATGTCCACTTCCTCCAGCTAATTATTCAGCTGTAGTGAATTTGAGGAAGTTTAGGGGAAATGGTGTTGTGAATATGGAAGCTGAAAATGGGATTTGGAAAAGTAATCAGACAGTTAATTCTTGGGAAAATGTTGCTTATGCTGCTACTTTGGATGGTAATACAGCAGTGGTGTTTGTGAAGGGATTGAATTTGAGGCCTCAAAGAGAATCCGATCCGAGTCAATTTAGTTGCCATTTCGGGTTGGGAAGTTTGGAAAAAGATGGAAGGTTTGCACTTAGGACAAATGCTATTAGTGCTGCTCAAGAGGTTGTTAGGTGTTCATTGCCATTGAGTATTAGGAAGAGCCCCGAGAAGGCTCGTGGTATACGAATAACGATTGGTATGTTGCCTCATATTCATGCTAAAGCTCATGAACATGTGCTTTGGCCCTCAGTAGCCAAGATATCTGACCTGAAATCTGAGGAAATTAGAAAGAATATCGGAAATGTAAAGTATGATCTTTGTGTGTGTACAATGGTGTGGAACCAAGCCTCAGCGCTTCGTGAATGGATCACTTATCATTCTTGGCTTGGAGTTGAAAggtggtttatttatgacaataACAGTGATGACACAATCAAAGATGTGATTGAAGATCTTGAGACAGAGAATTACAATGTCACACGACACGTTTGGCCATGGATCAAGACTCAAGAAGCAGGTTTTTCGCATTGTGCTCTTAGAGCAAAGCAAGAATGCAATTGGGTATCGTTTATGGATGTGGATGAATATTTCTACTTTCCATATTCTACACCGGGACATCAAAGTTTTAGAACCACAGGTTACGCAGGAAAGGACTCACTTCGATCCCTAGTGGCAAATTTATCGTCATCATCGCCAACAATTGCCGAGATCAGAACAACTTGCCATAGCTTTGGACCATCTGGTTTGAATTCAGCACCGTCACAAGGTATCACTGTTGGATATACATGTCGACTTAAGAGCCCCGAGAGACACAAATCGATCATACGCCCCGATGCTTTGGACACCACTCTCCTCAATGTGGTGCATCATTTCTACTTGAGGAAAGGATTTAGGTACTTGAATTTGCCACAAAGCACTGCAGTGATAAACCATTATAAGTACCAAGTGTGGGAAGTTTTCAGGGCGAAATTTTTCAGGCGAGTGGCTACGTATGTTGCTGATTGGCAGAAGAATCAAAATGAAGGATCAAGGGATAGAGCACCTGGTTTAGGGACAGAGGCTATAGAGCCACCAAATTGGCCATTacaattctgtgaagtttgggaCACCGGCCTTCGGGACTTTGTTTTATCAAACTTTGCTGATTTAATAACAGGTTTGTTGCCTTGGGAGAAGTCTTCATTCTAA